One window of the Desulfobaculum xiamenense genome contains the following:
- a CDS encoding penicillin-binding protein activator: MKNTRDRSAIMNAARLVAALLAIALLTTALGCGKKRLPTTPAPAQGTPSAATLAEDARAAWDSGDFSRSELLYNSLIERGGLAPAQEREALLRLAASAVKNAHEHLALQTLERLNAIAPAMRDAWEWHTVYADALEGLGRRETVRKHLAGLLRDTARPWELRFRAGITLARLQWNEKAYEQAMRTLSGVYDASPDPARVSRGQLERALATELSETQDALVADLALIIPDDARNVFPYTIIRLEKARRLAASEATWPAAWHQFNQLAREGNFADAGLVSRTLAPFLDRREIPGGGVALALPLSGPYAEIGWKILRGAGVAQWHALMNGEQLNIRVINTEAPGWRQQLAELPRDYAVVGGPLRSTTFQTIHANGLTAERPYFAFLSSLGSASEGHDAWRFFSSPQDQVRTLLSLAVDQFGILDLATLHPDDAFGSRLSAIFRTEAEARMAHISATGSYPPAQPTIWGEKVRELLSTPPSGDAALRRANAEADGRHAVPEPPFRAVFLPDGWAQAEQLVPQFFYHDEDRLLFLGSSLWAQGILKDNAIEARYFGLSVLPSAWWPQNESQAAKRLLADLHQDGLGEPDLWTALGYDFIRFAERLGPIRSADPDVVTPAARAAAQSMDWSMAPISWDENGRARQDMFLFRPTRNGLVHVDPEQLAKRMERIRQLHAERVEMLRDKEELEDLQKILEKTPGNAQVASRVRVLLEKLSARDAGRTTGTDSQAQELQ, from the coding sequence ATGAAAAACACACGCGACCGTTCCGCCATCATGAACGCGGCGCGCCTTGTGGCCGCACTTCTGGCGATAGCTCTTCTGACGACTGCCCTCGGCTGCGGCAAGAAGCGACTCCCCACCACTCCCGCCCCGGCACAGGGCACGCCCAGCGCGGCCACCCTTGCCGAGGATGCCCGCGCGGCATGGGACAGCGGCGACTTCTCGCGCAGCGAACTGCTCTACAACAGCCTCATCGAACGCGGCGGCCTCGCCCCCGCGCAGGAGCGCGAAGCCCTGCTGCGCCTCGCCGCAAGCGCGGTGAAGAACGCCCACGAACACCTCGCCCTCCAGACGCTTGAGCGCCTGAACGCCATCGCCCCCGCCATGCGCGACGCATGGGAATGGCACACCGTCTACGCCGACGCCCTCGAAGGCCTCGGCAGACGCGAGACCGTGCGCAAGCATCTGGCCGGACTACTGCGCGATACCGCCCGCCCGTGGGAACTGCGCTTCCGCGCCGGTATCACGCTGGCCCGCCTCCAGTGGAACGAAAAGGCCTACGAGCAGGCCATGCGCACCCTGAGCGGCGTATACGACGCCTCGCCGGACCCGGCCCGCGTCTCGCGCGGCCAGCTCGAACGCGCGCTGGCGACGGAGCTTTCCGAAACGCAGGACGCCCTCGTCGCCGACCTCGCCCTCATCATCCCGGACGACGCGCGAAACGTCTTTCCCTACACCATCATTCGGCTGGAAAAGGCCCGACGCCTCGCCGCAAGCGAAGCCACATGGCCCGCGGCATGGCACCAGTTCAACCAGCTCGCCCGCGAAGGCAACTTTGCGGACGCAGGACTCGTCAGCCGCACGCTGGCCCCGTTCCTCGACCGCCGCGAAATTCCCGGTGGCGGCGTGGCGCTGGCCCTGCCCCTGTCCGGTCCCTATGCTGAAATCGGCTGGAAGATCCTGCGCGGCGCAGGCGTGGCCCAGTGGCACGCACTCATGAACGGCGAACAGCTGAACATCCGCGTCATCAACACCGAGGCCCCCGGCTGGCGCCAGCAGCTCGCCGAACTGCCGCGCGACTATGCCGTCGTCGGCGGACCGCTGCGCAGCACCACCTTCCAGACCATCCACGCCAACGGGCTCACGGCAGAGCGCCCCTACTTCGCCTTCCTGTCGAGCCTCGGCTCGGCCAGCGAGGGCCACGACGCGTGGCGTTTCTTCTCCAGCCCGCAGGATCAGGTTCGCACCCTGCTCTCGCTGGCGGTCGACCAGTTCGGCATCCTCGATCTGGCGACCCTGCACCCCGACGACGCCTTCGGCTCCCGCCTGTCGGCCATCTTCAGGACCGAAGCCGAGGCCCGCATGGCCCACATCTCGGCCACCGGCAGCTATCCTCCGGCGCAGCCCACCATCTGGGGCGAAAAGGTCCGCGAGCTCCTGTCCACCCCGCCCTCCGGCGACGCGGCCCTGCGCCGCGCCAACGCAGAGGCCGACGGCAGGCACGCCGTGCCGGAACCGCCCTTCCGGGCCGTCTTCCTGCCCGACGGCTGGGCGCAGGCCGAACAGCTCGTCCCCCAGTTCTTCTACCACGACGAAGACAGGCTCCTGTTCCTCGGCTCCTCGCTGTGGGCGCAGGGCATCCTCAAGGACAATGCCATCGAGGCCCGCTACTTCGGGCTGTCCGTCCTGCCGAGCGCCTGGTGGCCGCAAAACGAATCGCAGGCCGCCAAGCGCCTGCTGGCCGATCTCCATCAGGACGGCCTCGGCGAGCCGGATCTGTGGACGGCCCTCGGCTACGATTTCATCCGCTTCGCCGAACGCCTCGGCCCTATCCGCAGCGCCGATCCCGACGTGGTGACGCCCGCCGCCCGCGCCGCCGCCCAGTCCATGGACTGGAGCATGGCTCCCATCTCGTGGGACGAAAACGGCAGGGCGCGGCAGGACATGTTCCTGTTCCGCCCCACGCGAAACGGTCTGGTCCACGTCGATCCCGAGCAGTTGGCCAAACGCATGGAGCGTATCCGCCAGTTGCACGCCGAACGCGTGGAAATGCTGCGCGACAAGGAAGAGCTTGAAGACTTGCAGAAAATTCTGGAAAAGACTCCGGGCAACGCGCAGGTGGCCAGCCGCGTGCGCGTGCTGCTCGAAAAGCTCTCCGCCCGCGACGCAGGCCGCACCACCGGCACCGACTCGCAGGCGCAGGAGCTGCAATAA
- the gatC gene encoding Asp-tRNA(Asn)/Glu-tRNA(Gln) amidotransferase subunit GatC, protein MKFSPEQVAGVAKLARLRLDEDELSRFAAQIGDILEYMDELGQAETEGVEPLYSPVEHVTRLREDEVHRDCEREDVLDGAPDTDGKYFIVPRIV, encoded by the coding sequence ATGAAGTTCAGCCCCGAACAGGTAGCTGGCGTGGCCAAGCTCGCGCGGCTGCGTCTGGACGAGGACGAGTTGTCCCGCTTCGCCGCACAGATCGGCGATATTCTGGAATACATGGACGAACTCGGACAGGCCGAAACCGAGGGCGTGGAGCCGCTCTACTCCCCGGTCGAACACGTCACCCGCCTGCGTGAGGACGAAGTCCACCGTGATTGCGAGCGCGAGGACGTGCTCGACGGCGCCCCCGACACCGACGGCAAGTACTTCATCGTCCCCCGCATCGTGTAG
- the gatA gene encoding Asp-tRNA(Asn)/Glu-tRNA(Gln) amidotransferase subunit GatA → MSELTSKTLTEIRDLLASREVSATDAVTACLDRIAATEPDINAFTSVQGEAALAQAKAMDAAGPDATKPLWGVPVSVKDILATKGAPTTCSSRILENFVPFYDATAVARLREAGAIIIGKTNMDEFAMGSSTENSAFGPTRNPWDTNRVPGGSSGGSAASVAARQCFGSLGTDTGGSIRQPASFCGCVGVKPTYGRVSRYGCVAYASSLDQIGPLTRTVPDAALMLSVIAGHDQRDSTSVDCPVPDYAAAIAARADLKGLRIGMPEEYWSEGLAPEVETACRAAMDRARELGATPVPVRLPHTKFAVATYYIVAMAEASSNLARFDGVRYGLRDKDATDLIDMYVSSRSKGFGTEVKRRIMLGTYVLSAGYYDAYYRKAAQVRRLIRQDFLDAFEQCDVICGPASPVTAWGIGEKTADPLQMYLMDIFTISLNLAGLPGVSIPVGLGADSGMPVGLQLLGPAFGEDTLLATADALMRGIAPLPAPTTIA, encoded by the coding sequence ATGTCCGAGCTGACCAGCAAGACACTGACGGAAATACGCGACCTGCTCGCCTCGCGCGAAGTGAGCGCCACAGACGCGGTCACGGCCTGCCTCGACCGCATCGCCGCCACCGAGCCTGACATCAACGCCTTCACCTCCGTGCAGGGCGAAGCCGCCCTCGCGCAGGCCAAGGCCATGGACGCCGCCGGTCCCGACGCGACCAAGCCCCTGTGGGGCGTTCCGGTGAGCGTGAAGGACATCCTCGCCACCAAGGGCGCGCCCACCACCTGCTCCTCGCGCATTCTGGAGAATTTCGTTCCCTTCTACGACGCCACGGCCGTGGCCCGCCTGCGCGAGGCCGGTGCCATCATCATTGGCAAGACCAACATGGACGAGTTCGCCATGGGGTCCTCCACCGAAAATTCCGCCTTCGGCCCCACCCGCAACCCGTGGGATACGAACCGGGTTCCCGGCGGCTCCAGCGGCGGCTCCGCCGCCAGCGTGGCCGCGCGGCAGTGCTTCGGCTCCCTCGGCACGGATACCGGCGGTTCCATCCGCCAGCCCGCGTCGTTCTGCGGCTGCGTGGGCGTAAAGCCCACCTACGGACGCGTCTCGCGCTATGGCTGCGTGGCCTATGCCTCCAGCCTCGATCAGATCGGCCCGCTGACCCGCACCGTGCCCGACGCGGCGCTCATGCTGTCGGTCATCGCCGGGCACGACCAGCGCGATTCCACATCCGTGGATTGCCCGGTGCCCGACTACGCCGCCGCCATCGCCGCCCGCGCGGACCTCAAGGGCCTGCGCATCGGCATGCCCGAGGAATACTGGTCCGAAGGCCTCGCGCCCGAGGTGGAAACGGCCTGCCGCGCCGCCATGGACCGCGCCCGCGAGCTGGGTGCGACACCCGTGCCGGTGCGCCTGCCGCACACCAAGTTCGCCGTGGCCACCTACTACATCGTGGCCATGGCCGAAGCCAGCTCCAACCTCGCCCGCTTCGACGGCGTGCGTTACGGCCTGCGCGACAAGGACGCCACGGACCTCATCGACATGTACGTGTCCTCGCGCAGCAAGGGCTTCGGCACCGAGGTCAAGCGCCGCATCATGCTCGGCACCTACGTGCTCTCCGCCGGCTACTACGACGCCTACTACCGCAAGGCCGCGCAGGTCCGCCGCCTCATCCGGCAGGACTTCCTCGACGCCTTCGAGCAGTGCGACGTCATCTGCGGCCCGGCCTCGCCCGTCACGGCGTGGGGCATCGGTGAAAAGACCGCCGATCCGCTCCAGATGTACCTCATGGACATCTTCACCATCAGCCTGAACCTTGCCGGTCTGCCGGGTGTTTCCATCCCGGTCGGCCTCGGTGCGGACAGCGGCATGCCCGTGGGCCTGCAACTGCTCGGCCCGGCCTTCGGCGAGGACACGCTTCTGGCAACGGCCGACGCACTGATGCGGGGCATTGCCCCGCTCCCCGCGCCGACCACAATCGCATAG
- the mnmA gene encoding tRNA 2-thiouridine(34) synthase MnmA, translating into MTTAVAVSGGMDSLFTLLLLKERGLDVFAIHAHFLPPSDTTARTVAALTERCAELGVPFHAVDLSREFDEQVITPFVRGYAEGHTPNPCATCNPAMKFGLLFDRARELGADTLSTGHYARMLDTPTGKRLYRGADPVKDQSYFLSLVPRERLEHAILPLGDWCKADVRGALEARGVVVPLPSESQEICFVPGDDYCAFLRSRMDRLPGPGPIELEDGTTVGRHNGLWRHTLGQRRGIGVAWSEPLYVLDKDTARNALIVGTAERLPATGCTLGDVNILVPPAAWPETVLVQTRYRQKAKPAHATLAGDTLRLSFIEPHTRPTPGQVGALYDHDGSVLAGGRIRNA; encoded by the coding sequence ATGACGACAGCGGTAGCGGTCAGCGGCGGCATGGACAGCCTGTTCACCCTGCTCCTTCTGAAGGAGCGGGGACTCGACGTCTTCGCCATCCACGCCCACTTCCTGCCCCCTTCGGACACGACGGCACGCACCGTTGCGGCGCTTACCGAGCGCTGCGCCGAACTCGGCGTTCCCTTCCACGCGGTGGACCTCTCGCGCGAGTTCGACGAGCAGGTCATCACGCCGTTCGTGCGCGGCTACGCCGAGGGCCACACGCCCAACCCCTGCGCCACCTGCAATCCGGCCATGAAGTTCGGGCTGCTCTTCGACCGCGCGCGGGAACTCGGGGCGGACACGCTATCCACCGGCCATTACGCCCGCATGCTCGACACCCCCACGGGGAAACGCCTGTACCGTGGAGCGGACCCGGTAAAGGACCAGAGCTACTTCCTCTCCCTCGTCCCGCGCGAACGCCTCGAACACGCCATCCTGCCCCTTGGGGACTGGTGCAAGGCCGACGTGCGCGGCGCACTGGAGGCACGCGGCGTGGTGGTGCCGTTGCCCTCGGAAAGTCAAGAAATCTGTTTCGTGCCGGGCGACGACTACTGCGCCTTCCTGCGTTCGCGCATGGACAGGCTCCCCGGCCCCGGCCCCATCGAACTGGAGGACGGCACCACCGTCGGCCGCCACAACGGCCTGTGGCGGCACACCCTCGGCCAGCGACGCGGCATCGGCGTGGCGTGGAGCGAACCGCTCTACGTCCTCGACAAGGACACCGCGCGAAACGCGCTCATCGTGGGCACGGCCGAACGCCTGCCCGCCACGGGCTGCACGCTTGGCGACGTGAACATTCTCGTGCCGCCCGCCGCATGGCCCGAAACGGTCCTCGTCCAGACGCGCTACCGCCAGAAGGCCAAGCCCGCGCATGCGACGCTCGCCGGCGACACGCTGCGCCTTTCGTTCATCGAACCCCATACCCGCCCCACGCCGGGTCAGGTCGGCGCACTGTACGACCACGACGGCTCCGTGCTCGCTGGCGGACGCATACGCAACGCATGA
- a CDS encoding MiaB/RimO family radical SAM methylthiotransferase, with the protein MKHPERFHIATLGCKINQYESQSIREAWIAAGREEAEDPALADVIVVNSCAVTAHAIRDLRHEARRLMRLAPDAELVITGCAAQVMADELAKDFEGARIVPQARKTDLLILPMAPVAPQPEDTPAPRRFPEFSISGYNRVRAVVKVQDGCTHRCTYCIIPHTRGASISRPMADIAAEIRRLFDAGWHEVTLSGINLAQYGTDLDGAPNFWDLLAHLDADLAADWAGRARLRISSLDPGQLTDQALDVLGASRMACPHLHVSLQSLAPAVLRRMGRGHYAPEQVANWLERLGRIWPLFGLGADFITGFPGETDEDFAQTLAACEALPLSYAHVFPYSRRPGTPAARYPEQVAHKVKKHRATLLRAVAERGKTTFLGRLAAQPALDVVVEGLSPIRGVCQHYADCRFDTPIAQAKRRMMLRATPVRVDGTTLVVAPAADAHDR; encoded by the coding sequence ATGAAGCATCCAGAACGTTTCCACATCGCCACCCTCGGCTGCAAGATCAACCAGTACGAGAGCCAGTCCATCCGCGAGGCATGGATCGCCGCCGGACGCGAGGAAGCAGAGGACCCGGCCCTCGCCGACGTCATCGTCGTCAACTCCTGCGCCGTCACCGCCCACGCCATCCGCGACCTGCGCCACGAGGCGCGCAGGCTGATGCGGCTGGCCCCGGATGCGGAGCTGGTCATCACCGGCTGCGCGGCGCAGGTCATGGCCGACGAGCTCGCCAAGGATTTCGAGGGCGCACGCATTGTCCCGCAGGCCCGCAAGACCGATCTCCTGATCCTGCCCATGGCCCCGGTCGCGCCACAGCCCGAGGACACCCCGGCTCCACGCCGGTTCCCCGAATTCTCCATCAGCGGCTACAACCGCGTGCGGGCCGTGGTGAAGGTGCAGGACGGCTGCACCCACCGCTGCACCTACTGCATCATCCCGCACACGCGCGGCGCGTCGATCAGCCGCCCCATGGCCGATATCGCCGCGGAAATCCGCCGCCTGTTCGACGCCGGATGGCACGAGGTCACCCTCTCGGGCATCAACCTCGCGCAGTACGGCACGGACCTCGACGGCGCGCCGAACTTCTGGGATCTCCTAGCGCATCTGGACGCGGACCTCGCAGCGGACTGGGCCGGACGCGCACGGTTGCGCATCAGCTCCCTCGACCCCGGACAGCTCACCGATCAGGCGCTCGACGTGCTCGGTGCCTCGCGCATGGCCTGCCCGCATCTGCACGTTTCCCTGCAAAGCCTCGCCCCGGCGGTGCTGCGGCGCATGGGCCGCGGCCACTACGCCCCGGAACAGGTGGCCAACTGGCTTGAGCGACTCGGCAGAATCTGGCCGCTCTTCGGCCTCGGTGCGGACTTCATCACCGGCTTCCCCGGAGAGACGGACGAGGACTTCGCGCAGACCCTTGCGGCCTGCGAGGCTCTGCCGCTTTCCTATGCCCATGTTTTCCCGTATTCTCGTAGGCCGGGAACCCCGGCCGCACGCTACCCCGAGCAGGTGGCGCACAAGGTGAAGAAGCACCGCGCCACGCTCCTGCGCGCCGTGGCCGAACGCGGCAAGACGACCTTCCTCGGCAGGCTTGCCGCGCAACCCGCACTCGATGTCGTGGTCGAAGGGCTTTCGCCCATTCGCGGCGTCTGCCAGCACTACGCGGACTGCCGCTTCGACACGCCGATCGCGCAGGCAAAACGGCGCATGATGCTCCGGGCAACGCCGGTGCGCGTGGACGGGACCACCCTCGTCGTCGCACCCGCTGCGGACGCCCATGACCGCTAG
- a CDS encoding YicC/YloC family endoribonuclease codes for MIKSMTGFGRFSSQSTDWSQAWEIRSVNGRHLDLKWRLPSSVRALETHFERIVREHALRGRVNVQLNLQVYRPEILGVELNQPLASAMLSQLMKFAVRNGDTFKPDYMRLMGMSFLWEDSASEPDPSLKADLENGLIKALDDWNEARSTEGRAMREDLVERIASLSGWLDELRSRTPQVKEIRFDTVEKRIQTVLDKYNVELDQDRLLQEVAIIADRIDVTEELTRLDAHLTQLGAVMENGADAGKRLDFLLQECFREINTCGNKAQDTEVSRLVVDFKAELEKCREQVQNIE; via the coding sequence ATGATCAAAAGCATGACCGGCTTCGGCCGTTTTTCCTCCCAGAGCACGGATTGGTCCCAGGCATGGGAGATCCGCAGCGTCAACGGCCGTCACCTCGACCTCAAGTGGCGCCTGCCCTCCAGCGTGCGCGCCCTCGAAACGCATTTCGAACGCATCGTGCGCGAGCACGCCCTGCGCGGCCGCGTCAACGTCCAACTGAACCTGCAGGTCTACCGCCCCGAAATCCTCGGCGTGGAACTGAACCAGCCGCTGGCCTCGGCCATGCTGTCCCAGCTCATGAAGTTCGCCGTGCGCAACGGCGACACCTTCAAGCCCGACTACATGCGCCTCATGGGCATGTCCTTCCTGTGGGAGGACTCCGCCAGCGAACCCGATCCGTCCCTCAAGGCCGACCTCGAAAACGGCCTGATCAAGGCCCTCGACGACTGGAACGAGGCCCGCTCCACCGAAGGCCGCGCCATGCGCGAAGACCTCGTGGAACGCATCGCCAGCCTGTCCGGCTGGCTCGACGAGCTGCGCAGCCGCACCCCGCAGGTCAAGGAAATCCGCTTCGACACCGTCGAAAAGCGCATCCAGACCGTTCTGGACAAGTACAACGTGGAGCTCGATCAGGACCGCCTGCTGCAGGAAGTGGCCATCATCGCCGACCGCATCGACGTGACCGAAGAGCTGACCCGCCTCGACGCCCACCTCACCCAGCTTGGCGCGGTGATGGAAAACGGCGCGGACGCTGGCAAGCGCCTCGACTTTCTGCTTCAGGAGTGCTTCCGCGAGATCAACACCTGCGGCAACAAGGCGCAGGACACCGAGGTGAGCAGGCTTGTCGTGGACTTCAAGGCCGAGCTTGAGAAATGCCGCGAACAGGTCCAGAACATCGAGTAG
- a CDS encoding DUF370 domain-containing protein — protein sequence MKNHGLLNIGFGNFVVSTRVIAIVNPTSSPMRRLREDARQAGRLIDATQGRKTRSIIISDSNHVILSAIQAETISQRFSQEEDENE from the coding sequence ATGAAGAACCACGGTCTGCTCAACATCGGCTTCGGCAACTTCGTCGTGAGCACGCGGGTGATCGCCATCGTCAACCCGACCTCATCGCCTATGCGCAGGCTCAGGGAGGACGCCCGTCAGGCCGGGCGGCTCATCGACGCCACCCAGGGCCGCAAGACCCGCTCGATCATCATCTCCGACTCGAACCACGTCATCCTGTCCGCCATACAGGCCGAGACCATCAGCCAGCGCTTCAGCCAGGAGGAGGACGAGAATGAATAG
- the gmk gene encoding guanylate kinase — protein MNRRGLMLVICAPSGTGKSTLIKRLREEFPRISFSISYTTRAPRAGERNGVDYHFVSMENFRSLAAEGFFAEWAEVHGNCYGTPKQAIIDLLEEGQDILFDIDVQGAAQLRENMEEGCYVFLFPPSMAALRQRLENRNTDDDKTIRRRIENAPGEIAQSDQFDYWIVNDDLDYAYRLLKSVYLAEGTRPCYMPGLPKWIMHRKIDA, from the coding sequence ATGAATAGACGCGGACTGATGCTCGTCATCTGCGCGCCCTCGGGCACGGGCAAAAGCACCCTCATCAAGCGCCTGCGCGAGGAATTCCCGCGCATCTCCTTCTCCATCTCCTACACCACCCGCGCTCCGCGCGCGGGTGAGCGCAACGGCGTGGACTACCACTTCGTGAGCATGGAAAACTTCCGCAGCCTCGCCGCCGAAGGCTTCTTCGCCGAATGGGCCGAGGTCCACGGCAACTGCTACGGCACGCCCAAGCAGGCCATCATCGACCTGCTCGAAGAAGGACAGGACATCCTGTTCGACATCGACGTGCAGGGCGCGGCCCAGCTGCGCGAGAACATGGAAGAGGGCTGCTACGTGTTCCTGTTCCCGCCGTCCATGGCCGCACTGCGCCAGCGGCTGGAGAACCGCAACACCGACGACGACAAGACCATCCGCCGCCGCATCGAGAACGCCCCCGGCGAAATCGCCCAGTCCGACCAGTTCGACTACTGGATCGTCAACGACGACCTCGACTACGCCTACCGGCTGCTCAAGAGCGTCTACCTCGCCGAGGGCACCCGCCCCTGCTACATGCCCGGGTTGCCCAAATGGATCATGCACCGAAAAATCGACGCCTAG
- the pyrF gene encoding orotidine-5'-phosphate decarboxylase, whose protein sequence is MAELVVALDFPDSTAALDMATRLRGAVNWVKVGLELYTATGPSIVGALTDMGFRVFLDLKFMDIPNTVRGAVRSAVGVGADMVNVHACGGRRMLEAAREGLEDGAARTGRSPILLAVTVLTSMDATDLALPEGTSVADLALAYARTVRDCELDGVVCSGHEAQAIKAACGADFACLTPGIRMADAGDDQRRVMTPEMAVRAGSDYLVAGRPITRAASPADAAALFLEQMGRVVL, encoded by the coding sequence ATGGCAGAACTCGTCGTCGCACTCGACTTTCCGGACAGCACGGCCGCGCTGGACATGGCCACCCGCCTGCGTGGCGCGGTGAACTGGGTCAAGGTGGGCCTTGAACTCTACACCGCCACCGGGCCGTCCATCGTGGGCGCGCTCACGGACATGGGCTTTCGGGTCTTCCTCGACCTCAAGTTCATGGACATCCCGAACACCGTGCGCGGAGCCGTGCGCTCCGCCGTCGGCGTTGGGGCGGACATGGTCAACGTCCATGCCTGCGGCGGGCGCAGAATGCTCGAAGCCGCGCGTGAAGGCCTCGAAGACGGCGCGGCGCGCACGGGCCGCTCGCCCATCCTGCTCGCCGTCACCGTGCTGACCAGCATGGACGCCACGGACCTCGCCCTGCCCGAGGGCACGAGCGTAGCGGACCTCGCGCTGGCCTACGCCCGCACCGTGCGCGACTGCGAACTCGACGGCGTGGTCTGCTCCGGGCACGAGGCACAGGCCATCAAGGCCGCCTGCGGCGCGGACTTCGCCTGCCTCACCCCCGGCATCCGCATGGCCGACGCTGGCGACGACCAACGCCGCGTCATGACGCCGGAAATGGCCGTACGCGCGGGATCGGACTATCTCGTCGCGGGGCGGCCCATCACCCGCGCGGCGTCGCCCGCCGACGCCGCGGCGCTTTTCCTTGAACAGATGGGGCGCGTCGTTCTATAA
- a CDS encoding tetratricopeptide repeat protein, giving the protein MTDEKTTGTGAPSPEGTQKPHAAAKDHKERIKGVFSSQTVIKVGTGTTTRKTIKKTFWFVDEDEGGELLVQPLNVNYVPSGAKRKVPRDEFLEKFAPEPEFYVSNVFPKMRELKQNVENGEKHREKGETFSAELEFNNALNIDEENVRANFGLGLTYLERGDDAKANDIFERLVKLDAAFEPEHKHLFNEFGINLRKNRMYDQSVDYYTRALELSAQDEHLFYNIARVHFEQEDWGRAAESLAKALELNPEFAEAQKFMQWLKDKNLVDENGKAIEGATMPDTKKAAKRPKTDSSVKL; this is encoded by the coding sequence ATGACTGATGAAAAGACGACGGGCACCGGCGCCCCCTCTCCTGAGGGCACGCAGAAGCCCCACGCGGCGGCGAAGGACCACAAGGAGCGCATCAAAGGCGTCTTCTCCTCGCAGACCGTCATCAAGGTCGGAACAGGCACCACGACGCGAAAGACCATCAAAAAGACCTTCTGGTTCGTGGACGAGGACGAGGGCGGCGAACTGCTCGTCCAGCCGCTCAACGTGAATTACGTTCCGTCCGGAGCCAAGCGCAAGGTCCCGCGCGACGAGTTCCTTGAAAAATTCGCGCCGGAGCCGGAATTCTATGTCTCCAACGTGTTCCCCAAGATGCGCGAACTCAAGCAGAACGTGGAAAACGGGGAAAAACACCGTGAAAAGGGCGAGACCTTCAGCGCGGAGCTAGAGTTCAACAACGCCCTGAACATCGACGAGGAGAACGTCCGCGCCAACTTCGGGCTGGGGCTGACCTACCTCGAACGCGGAGACGACGCCAAGGCCAACGACATCTTCGAGCGTCTGGTCAAGCTGGATGCGGCCTTCGAGCCGGAGCACAAGCACCTGTTCAACGAGTTCGGCATCAACCTGCGCAAGAACCGGATGTACGACCAGTCCGTGGACTACTACACCCGCGCGCTGGAGCTCTCCGCGCAGGACGAACACCTCTTCTACAACATCGCCCGGGTCCACTTCGAGCAGGAGGACTGGGGCCGCGCCGCCGAAAGCCTCGCCAAGGCGCTGGAGCTGAATCCGGAATTCGCCGAGGCCCAGAAGTTCATGCAGTGGCTCAAGGACAAGAACCTCGTGGACGAAAACGGCAAGGCCATCGAAGGCGCAACCATGCCGGACACCAAGAAAGCCGCCAAACGCCCCAAAACGGACTCTAGCGTGAAACTCTGA
- a CDS encoding HDOD domain-containing protein, with product MSPERGPLLLSGATELRKDLPISPQIIQQLFAQTDEDSRASLADIAKSIAADQGLTVKVLAMANSAYYGLQTEVESPARAVALLGLDTIRCLVLGIGVKGLSAKLRNGSDFDLRAYWRHQLLTAATARLLAGRLRDVPQGEDAPPVVPDQIFTAAMLHDLGKLLTAIIMPDDWATIITLAREGQLSIAEAEDTYWGLDHGVVGALALRSWNLPPSLTEPVNWHHAPDMAPDYVLHAQILCMADALCVLHATPDARVPGPWRELLEQFALDRDQLTAEVAELAQDDGLLQLADALA from the coding sequence ATGTCACCGGAACGCGGACCACTCCTCCTCTCCGGCGCAACGGAGCTTCGGAAGGATCTGCCCATTTCCCCGCAGATCATCCAGCAGCTTTTTGCCCAGACGGACGAGGACTCGCGCGCGTCCCTCGCCGACATCGCAAAGTCCATCGCGGCGGATCAGGGCCTCACCGTCAAGGTGCTGGCCATGGCCAACTCCGCCTATTACGGCCTGCAAACCGAGGTCGAGTCCCCGGCGCGGGCCGTTGCGCTCCTCGGGCTGGACACCATCCGCTGCCTCGTGCTCGGCATCGGCGTGAAGGGACTTTCCGCCAAACTGCGCAACGGCAGCGACTTCGACCTGCGGGCCTACTGGCGGCACCAGCTCCTCACCGCCGCCACCGCGCGGCTTCTTGCCGGACGCCTGCGGGATGTGCCACAGGGCGAGGACGCGCCCCCCGTCGTGCCGGACCAGATATTCACAGCGGCCATGCTGCACGATCTCGGCAAGCTGCTCACGGCCATCATCATGCCCGACGACTGGGCAACCATCATCACCCTCGCCCGCGAAGGCCAGCTCTCCATCGCCGAGGCGGAGGACACATACTGGGGGCTGGACCACGGCGTCGTCGGCGCGCTGGCCCTTCGGTCATGGAACCTGCCGCCGTCGCTCACCGAGCCGGTCAACTGGCATCACGCGCCGGACATGGCGCCGGATTACGTCCTGCATGCCCAGATTCTCTGCATGGCCGACGCGCTGTGCGTGCTCCATGCCACGCCGGACGCCCGCGTTCCCGGCCCATGGCGGGAACTCCTCGAACAGTTCGCGCTCGACCGGGACCAACTGACCGCCGAGGTCGCTGAACTGGCGCAGGACGACGGACTGCTCCAGCTCGCCGACGCACTGGCCTGA